The segment CGTTTCGCATACTTCATTTAAGCCCCCGTTGACTTGCTCTTCGAAAAGTTTGAAGCGTGCATGTTTAAACTTGCTGTTGATACGTTCTGTAAGCATTTCTACCTTTTTGCGTGTGAACGTTTCGATAAGGAATAAGTTACCTTCTAACAGCTCATATTCAGCTGCTAATCGTTGCTGGTCTGCCTCTAGTTGAGTGATTCGTACTTTACTAGCTTCTACGTTTGCAAATTGAGCTAGTTCAGCGTTAACACCTTGTTTTTGCTCTTCTAGCTGGCGAATGTTTGCATCGATATCTGCAACAACTTCATTTGCATTTGCTTTCATATTTGTGATTTCCGCATTAACAGAAGTAATTTGAGTAGATAATTGTTTGTACTGATCTGCTGTTGTAACGTCTGGAACTGCCGTTTGTGCTTGCTGTAATTTTTCGTTGTATTTGGCAAGCTCTTTTTCTGCTGTAGCTAATTTGTCGTTAAGCTCTTCTGATTTAGGCACTATAATAGAAGTAAGTTTGTCGTTAGCCAATTGGATGTTGGCTTGGATTTGTTTGTTTTCTTCACCAAACACTGGGCCTTCCGCTTTAATTTCAACCTTTCGAGTAGAAATACGCTCATTGAATTGCGCTAGTGCTTCATTTCGTGCTGCTTGTAATTGTTCATCCGGTAAGGATTGTTTGCACGTTGGGCACTCGGGTTCGTCTGAATGTTCGAACGTCAGTTCATTTAAAGATGAAAATTCATCGCGTAACTTTTGCATAGACGTTTCGTTCTGTGTAATGCGATTGTTAAATGATTGAATTTCACGATTAATAGACTCTTTTTCCATATCGTTCATGCGAATTTCTGACTGGATAATTTGAATATTCCCTTGTAGTTCCTGTAAACGGACTTGCAACTTATGAATCTCCGTTTTACTATCTGATTCAAAAGTGCGTTTAAAATCGTTTAACTGCATTTCAAGTTCTTTCAGTTGGTGTTGCTTGTCCAGTAATGCCGAACCGTTTGTAACTGCATAGCGCTGGTCTTTTAAACTATTAATTTCAGCTTCTAATGAAGTGACTTGTTCATTTAAAGCGTCAACATCCACCGACATTTCTGGAATCATTTTGTGGATTTCGTCGATACGTACCGGGATTTTTTCAAGCTCGTCATTGATATGTTTTTTACGGCTTGCAATGATCTTTTTCATGTCCTCGATTGATTTGCCGGATAACACATCATTTAATTTTGCTAATGCTGCATCTGATGCGATTACATCCCCGTCGGAAATATCTCCGCAAACCTCTAGTAAAATGTTTCTTTGTTCCTGCCATTTAATATTTTCATTAAAGTAGGTAGGAGAAGTTAATAGCTTGAATACATCCTCTTGTACGATTGATTCAACTTTTGCAACGTATTCTTTTTTACTCAACGGCACATCATCCACAAAGTGATATGTTTTATAACCCCCAAACTCTTTATTAGCTTGGCCACGTTTTTTCGTCCAGACTTCTCTATAAATTTTCTTTAGTTGGACCTCAACACCATCCACCAGGAATGTTCCTTCGACCGTGTGCTCCAAGTTGTGCACTTTATGCCCCGACCCTGTTAACGTTTGAATCGCAAACTTTGAATCGTTGTTGCTATCCTTGTCAAAAAGGAGCCATAGGAACGCATCAAACACTGTCGTTTTGCCTGTAGCGTTGTCACCATAAATACGTGCATTTTCACGTTTCACGTCCACATCCAATAACGAGATACCTTTAAAATTACGTAATTTCATCACGACTAATTCGATTTTCTTCATATAATGATTCCTCCTGTGATATACTTTCGTTAAATTAATATTTTTTGAAGCCACTGTTCTCAGCAGTGGTTTTTTATTTTGATGGATAACTCCATCAAGCTACACTCCCCAATAAACGTCTAAGTTTCACCAGTGCCGTTTTCTCAATACGACTAATAGACATTTGACTCAAATTCAAATACTCACCAGTTTGCGATTGACTTAAGGGATCGCCACCTCTTAATCCGAATCGACGAACGATAATCTCGCGTTCTCGTTTGTTTAATTTTGAGAGTGCATGAGATATATCAAATTTCATTTGTATTTCATGTTCGATTGACACGTTACTCGCTATCAACTCGACGCGTTCTGTGTCCTCGCTCGTTTTAACCAATTCATTGAGTGATACCGTTTCTAAATGAGGTTTTCTAAATGATTTAAGGATTTCTCCGCGAATATGCAAAGTTGCATAAGTGATAAACTTGTAACCTCTACTTTCATCAAACCTTCTGCTAGCGTTGATAAGTCCAATCATGCCAACACTTGCTAAATCTTCATGCGAGAGATTTTCGTGATAATATTTGCGAGCGATATAATGAACGAATTTTGTATTATCTAGTACGAGTCGTTCCTGCTCCATTGTTAGAGTCATATCTTCCCTCTCCTTTCTGATGGTCAATCCCATCAAGCAACTTAAAAGTTTAGGAGAGGCGACATGCGCCCTTTTAAGCTGCTTGACGAGAGCGAGCGATGTGCTCGCACTGTCTATTATTTAAGGTCGTACACTGTCGTGATGGCTTGACCGTATGCCTTACGTTCCAAGATGTTTATCGCATCTACGATTTTGTGTATCGCTTGGGCAATATCGTCCTCACGACCAACTGCATATATTTCGTATAAAGCCATCGCTTCATTTTTTAGATTATTAATAATGTCAAATGCTACCTTTTCGTTCATTTTGAAACCTCCATGTGGTATAATTGTGTTAGTTGTTTATACTTTTATTTCCGCCGTTGATTGGTCCAACAATCAACGGTTTTTTTGTGCTATAAAATACATTGCTTGTAATCTTTGTTTGACCGTCATGATCCGCCAAACTCTTGGTTTGATTCGAATATGTAATCCCCTACCTTCCTATATAAAGAATGAAAATCGAATGAATGCTGGTACTAAGGATAAAACCTGTGTTGCTTGTGCAAAAATTTCTGTGCCGAATAAAACCGTCATCGCTTGAATCTCGCAATTTGTAATTATCGCCCACTCTTTAAATGTTGTTATGCCAATTTCTTGCTCGTCGTTTTCCATTTTGCTAATTGCTGTACGAGACTTAAATATTCTGTCAGCAAGTTGTTGCTGGGTTAGCCCGGCTTGCTCCCGAAATGATCTTAAATGTTCTCCAAACATAGTCATCGCCTTCCTGTGTTCGATTTTCGAACATCAGCTATTACAGGTGCCGATGTTCGCAGATAGAACACATTTAATAGAAATTTAGTTATATAATGTATTTAGCAAGACAAACTTGCTATTGAGCTATAGCCCTAGCTCTTCTAAATGCCGATTGCCCCGGCTATGATTTATCTAGCGGTCCATTACTATGGACTGCTACCAGATGGTTTAAAGCCATTCATTCATAATGATTTCTTGAATCGCTTTCGCTGTTGGCTCTTTCAGCCATACACGCTTACCACCTTTCTCTCGTTGACGCTCATATCGTTGGATGCGTGAATCAGTGAGAATGTGGTCCTCTAAAAATTTCCTACTAAATGTAGTAGCTTTTACAATGTCTTTGATGTCCCAAAAAAGGATTAGCGGTTTAGCAGCATCGTTAGCTAGTTCTGTTAATTGCTGATGAACCTTTTCTGGTGTTATGCCCGACATCTCGAAAAGTGTTAGAATTAACGCGCTCTCTGTTTGCGTTTGAGGCATCATGACTATTTCCTCCTATATAAAGGCGCTCGTGTGGCGCCTTCCTTATTCTAAAAAGTCGAACGTTATACCGAGTGCGGTTAATGCCCAATCTATGACATTTTCCAAGTGTTGTTCTCGATTCTCAATGACATCGATTTCTCCATTTTCGTCAATGATCTTAGCCTGATACATTGATTGCTTGTTAACTAATGCGCTATTGAGTGTGTCACTAATTTCCTGTAGCGACTTTGCTTGCTCCTCAGTGATGAGTTGTTTCACGATACCCAAGTTATTTCACCAACTTTAACTGCATTTGCTTGTTACAATTTTCGATTTCAATACGTAGACTCGTTGAAGGTTGCCATTTCGAAATGAAGTACATCGCTTCTTCGAATTTGGATCTCGGAACATCTTTATAAGAAGAGATACCGAAATGATTGTGCATATCCTTCCAGAGAGAACGGAATGCTTGCCCACTTATTTGTTTGTAGGCATTTGATTCTTTGCCACCAAGCGCTTTCATAGCAATCGATTTACCATAATAGTTCATCTCCTTTTCTTGCTTACTATCCATGCGCATTGTATCGTGCAAAATATTAACTTTCTCTTCGATGGCATCTACACGTTCAGCCGTCTCCTCGTTTGCCTGCATGATTAGTAGTAACTGCTCACGTGCCGAAAACTTCTTGTGTTGCTGGCTTTCGATAAATTCACGCATACGCTTGAACTCTTGGATAAATTTCACTTTCATCTTCATTGCTTCTGGTGTTACGTACGACATAGCAACAAGAGTGAAACCGTCCTCGGTCATTTTGAATTTTGGATACCATTGTTTGTTTTGTGAATGTTGGTATTGGGTCTCTTGAAAGTTCAAGGCACCCCATTCACTTTCGCCAGCATCTGTTAACTTGCTAATTTGATTTTTTATATCATTCGTTACATTGAAATGTTCTTTGCCGAATACTTCTGCAATTGTTACGCTGTCTGTCACGACTTGTTTGTTTTCGATGAAAACTAATTGATTCATGATAAAACCTCCTATTTTTTGTATCCCAATCTGTTAAACTGTTAATAGAATGTGGGGTGAAAAACAATGACTAATAAAACAGATAAAGAAATCGCATTAGAACTTACTGTTGCTTTTTTAGAACATTTAAGCTCAAGAGCATCATCTAATAATCCGAATCAATCTCATGCTACTCAAGATTCAGTTGCAGCAACTTACAGAAAATTTTATTCTACAGTTTCCAACTCTGGAGTATCCCAAGATAACGAATGATTTTTATTAGGTAAACATTTGTACAACTCAATCATGGCTAATGTAAGTTGTGGTAAATCTGCAACCGACGCCTCATTAGCGCTACGCTCCGCCAATAGTTCCAGCTGTTGGTGGAGTAATTCTTCTGCGTTTGTTTTATTTTCCACGCTCATCCCTCCTATGCAATTTTTGATTGTGCATTTTCTACACAAATTTCATTAAAAAAAATCGTCCATTCAAAACCGCCTAAAGTTTTAGCAATCAATTGCGCCACTTTCACGCTTGGTTTTAAACCGTTTTCTATTTTTGTGTAATAAGAACGTTCAATACCTACACAATTCGCAACATCTTGATGTGACAATCCTAACTCAATTCGACGCGCTTTGATAACTTCTGCAAACATTTTCGAAACCTCCTTTGTGCATTTCTTACACATAGTATACCGTGCATTTTTTGCACAGTCAAGTATATTTGTGTAATTTATTCACATATATTTTAATGTGCATAAAATTCACTTATAATTAAACAAAACTTTGTTATAGAAGGTGGTGATTGATGTGAAATATGGCGAACGTCTAAGGTTGTTAAGGGATAAAATGAATCTTTCTCAAAAAGATTTAACGGATAAATTAAAAATCAATAGATCAACATATGCCAGATATGAAACATCTTCAACTCAACCAGATTACGACACCCTGACTAAATTAGCGGATTTCTTCGGTGTTACAACAGATTATTTACTCGGGCGTAGCAATCAAGATAGTTCATCAGATAGTTATGAGATACAAACAATAGCAGCACACCATGACGGTGACGAATGGACAGAAGAAGAACTAGATGAAATCGCACAGTTTAAAGAGTTTGTACGAATGAAGCGAGCCAACAAGCAACAGGAGTGATTCTGATGAATTATGAGCAACTTGAAGAAGAAGTCTATCAACATGATATAGAAATATACGAGAGATACATGGCTCCTAGAATTAAAGGTTTATATTCAGATAACATCATTCAACTAAATAAACGTATAAAAACACTTCGAGAAAAGAAATGCGTACTCGCTGAAGAGTTTGGGCATTACCATACTTCCGTTGGAGACATATTGGATCAATCCAACTCTATTAATCGTAAGCAAGAGTTAATTGCACGACGATGGGCATATAACAAACTTGTTCCTCTATCTAAAATCGTTGCTGCTTATGATCAATATTTAACTAACAGTTACGAGTTAGCGAATTATTTAGATGTAACGGAAGAGTTTTTAGATGATGCCCTTAAATGGTACAAAAGCAAATATGGATTGTACATATTAGTGGATGATTATACGTTATGCTTTGAGCCGTTGGGCATCCTAGAAAAATTCGATTGGATTGAAACACCTGTAAAACAACTTGGAACTTAATTTACATACCGCCTATTGGTGGTAATTTTTTTAACAATAAAAGAACATATATTCTCATTTTATAAGGAGTGAGTTGATTGGCAAGATATAAAATGAATAAAACAAAACTAGATAGCATCTATTGGTTCAAGGTTGGAAAGGTAAAGAAGTATGCTTATCGCTACAAGTATTACGATGAATCTGGTAAACGTGTAGAGAAAACAAATCAAACATTTTACACAATCGAAGAAGCTGAACGCGCTTTAATCGAGTTGAAGGCTCACATTTTGGATGGCAACCAAGGTTTTGTTAAAAACGAGAACTTAACTGTTGCACAGTTGAATGAGAAATACGTGCAAGCTAATCAAACTAACTGGAAGCCTACGTCTGAAAGAAATCATAATTATGTGATGAATAATTATGTCTTAAATGCTATCGGAAAACACAAAATAAAAAAAGTTAACAATTTAATTATTCAAAAGGAATTGTTTGACCCTTTAATCAAAGCGGAATTTAAAGAAGGTAGCCTTTCCTCGATATATCGTAGACTTAACGCGATTTTTTCTTTCGCAGTGAAAAATGAAATTTTGGATCGAAAGAGATTTACTGCCCCAAATTTAAATAAGGCAATCGAGAGTATTAGGCGTGACGCAATTTCCATTGAAATAGTCGAAAAGATTTTAGAGGTTGCACGTACTAAATACAAAATTACTCATTATACATGTTTGAGTTTATTGTTCCTAACCGGTATGAGAGCTGGGGAATTGAGAGCGCTAGAATGGGAATCGGATATAGATTTCGAGAATAACGTGATTTACATTAACAAAACTAAAGATCGTTACGGCTCCAGGTCACCAAAAACTAAAAATAGTTATCGGAAATTCCCCATGAATGAAAACATCAAGAAAATTTTACTCGATTATAAAGTTTGGTATGATCAAAAAATGAATACATGCGGCCATAGGAATCCTAAAGGTCATGTATTTGTTACCTATGCTGGAGAGCCACTAGGAGAAAGATACTTAAAGCGCATTATTGACTTAATGTGTGAGCGTGAAGATATCCCCCACTTCACCCCCCATTATTTGAGGCATACCTTCGTTTCCATTCAACTATCACAAAATGTCCCTGTTACGACGGTCGCTGCATTAGTTGGTGATACTCCAGAAACAATTTATAAGGTTTATGCTCATTCATTTGAAAAAGATGAAATCCATGCATCGAATATTATGGATGGAATTATTACCTTAAATAAATTTGATGAAATTGAAAATGAGTGATTTTGGGGTACAATTTGGGGTACATGGTTATATTCATTAAATTAGTACCTAATCTGCAATTTATTATTCGGAGACTACAATCGGAGAAAATGCTTATATATCAAGGTTTTAGCCACAAAAAAACACCTACAAAATTCGTAGATGCTTCGAGTTTTTTATGACAACCACTTAGGCGGTGTGTTTTTGGACCAGTAAATTTCGCCTAAATCATAATGCTTTACGAAATTGTCTTCAAACGTGTGGTAATGGAAATTGTAATAATAACCGTCAAATGGACGATTTTCTGTTCGAACGTGGAAACGAATAATATCTTGCTTTAATTCATTGTCCGTAATATGAAAAATTTTTTCAGCATAATCGCCACTCGGTTTTTCGGAAATAACAGCATTCATAAGCTTGTCCTCACCTAAACGATCGACTGTGAATGCAATTGCTTCCTCAATCTTTGGGAAAATATTCGTGTCAAATTCATTTTCAATGACCGGTCCAATACGCGATCCAAACTTCATATAAGACTGCTCTTTTGCTGCGGCTGTAATAGATTCAACAGTCAGTCTACTATAATCATCAACTAAGAATTCATCGAGCTGATAGGCTGCGGAAGTATGATTGTTGTCGGACCGTTCAAACGCCCGATTCGAATTAATTTCCTCTTCAAAATTTGCCCATATCTCGTGTTTCGGCGTAATCATGCCAAATGTTAATACGGCTACGGATACGACGAGTG is part of the Solibacillus sp. FSL K6-1523 genome and harbors:
- a CDS encoding sigma-70 family RNA polymerase sigma factor — protein: MTLTMEQERLVLDNTKFVHYIARKYYHENLSHEDLASVGMIGLINASRRFDESRGYKFITYATLHIRGEILKSFRKPHLETVSLNELVKTSEDTERVELIASNVSIEHEIQMKFDISHALSKLNKREREIIVRRFGLRGGDPLSQSQTGEYLNLSQMSISRIEKTALVKLRRLLGSVA
- a CDS encoding ORF6C domain-containing protein, with product MNQLVFIENKQVVTDSVTIAEVFGKEHFNVTNDIKNQISKLTDAGESEWGALNFQETQYQHSQNKQWYPKFKMTEDGFTLVAMSYVTPEAMKMKVKFIQEFKRMREFIESQQHKKFSAREQLLLIMQANEETAERVDAIEEKVNILHDTMRMDSKQEKEMNYYGKSIAMKALGGKESNAYKQISGQAFRSLWKDMHNHFGISSYKDVPRSKFEEAMYFISKWQPSTSLRIEIENCNKQMQLKLVK
- a CDS encoding helix-turn-helix domain-containing protein; translation: MFGEHLRSFREQAGLTQQQLADRIFKSRTAISKMENDEQEIGITTFKEWAIITNCEIQAMTVLFGTEIFAQATQVLSLVPAFIRFSFFI
- a CDS encoding ImmA/IrrE family metallo-endopeptidase: MNYEQLEEEVYQHDIEIYERYMAPRIKGLYSDNIIQLNKRIKTLREKKCVLAEEFGHYHTSVGDILDQSNSINRKQELIARRWAYNKLVPLSKIVAAYDQYLTNSYELANYLDVTEEFLDDALKWYKSKYGLYILVDDYTLCFEPLGILEKFDWIETPVKQLGT
- a CDS encoding helix-turn-helix transcriptional regulator yields the protein MFAEVIKARRIELGLSHQDVANCVGIERSYYTKIENGLKPSVKVAQLIAKTLGGFEWTIFFNEICVENAQSKIA
- a CDS encoding YpjP family protein codes for the protein MKKWLYKSLVVSVAVLTFGMITPKHEIWANFEEEINSNRAFERSDNNHTSAAYQLDEFLVDDYSRLTVESITAAAKEQSYMKFGSRIGPVIENEFDTNIFPKIEEAIAFTVDRLGEDKLMNAVISEKPSGDYAEKIFHITDNELKQDIIRFHVRTENRPFDGYYYNFHYHTFEDNFVKHYDLGEIYWSKNTPPKWLS
- a CDS encoding site-specific integrase, encoding MARYKMNKTKLDSIYWFKVGKVKKYAYRYKYYDESGKRVEKTNQTFYTIEEAERALIELKAHILDGNQGFVKNENLTVAQLNEKYVQANQTNWKPTSERNHNYVMNNYVLNAIGKHKIKKVNNLIIQKELFDPLIKAEFKEGSLSSIYRRLNAIFSFAVKNEILDRKRFTAPNLNKAIESIRRDAISIEIVEKILEVARTKYKITHYTCLSLLFLTGMRAGELRALEWESDIDFENNVIYINKTKDRYGSRSPKTKNSYRKFPMNENIKKILLDYKVWYDQKMNTCGHRNPKGHVFVTYAGEPLGERYLKRIIDLMCEREDIPHFTPHYLRHTFVSIQLSQNVPVTTVAALVGDTPETIYKVYAHSFEKDEIHASNIMDGIITLNKFDEIENE
- a CDS encoding TscA family type II toxin-antitoxin system antitoxin; protein product: MKQLITEEQAKSLQEISDTLNSALVNKQSMYQAKIIDENGEIDVIENREQHLENVIDWALTALGITFDFLE
- a CDS encoding helix-turn-helix domain-containing protein; this encodes MKYGERLRLLRDKMNLSQKDLTDKLKINRSTYARYETSSTQPDYDTLTKLADFFGVTTDYLLGRSNQDSSSDSYEIQTIAAHHDGDEWTEEELDEIAQFKEFVRMKRANKQQE